In the genome of Quercus robur chromosome 3, dhQueRobu3.1, whole genome shotgun sequence, one region contains:
- the LOC126717831 gene encoding NADH dehydrogenase [ubiquinone] 1 beta subcomplex subunit 7 yields MEVEGSSKKMIATQAEMVEAKVPIPYRDQCAHLLIPLNKCRQAELYLPWKCETERHIYEKCEYELVMERMIKMQKIREQQEANSKSGKKSPIPLIPNTANAS; encoded by the coding sequence ATGGAAGTGGAGGGGTCATCGAAGAAGATGATAGCAACACAGGCTGAGATGGTGGAGGCTAAGGTCCCCATTCCCTACAGAGACCAGTGTGCCCACTTGCTGATTCCTCTCAACAAGTGCAGGCAAGCCGAGTTGTACCTCCCATGGAAGTGCGAGACTGAGCGCCACATATATGAGAAGTGCGAGTACGAGCTCGTCATGGAGCGAATGATCAAGATGCAGAAGATCCGTGAACAACAAGAGGCCAACTCGAAGAGCGGCAAGAAGAGCCCCATTCCTCTCATTCCCAACACTGCCAATGCTTCTTAG